DNA sequence from the Kiritimatiellia bacterium genome:
GATTTTTGGCGCGCTTGGCGCCTCGCTTTTTCGACCGCCTGCCGATGCGCGGCGAGCGATTCGCGGAGTGCGGTCTCCAACCGGTTGCAAAGCTCAATGCGGGCGAGGAGCCGATTGAGGGCCTGCGAGCGTTCGCGGGCCACCTTGATTTCCGTTCCAGACGGCTTGTGGATCAGGTGGACCGCGGAAGAGGACTTGTTCACCTTTTGGCCGCCAGGTCCAGG
Encoded proteins:
- a CDS encoding peptide chain release factor-like protein → MTSRKKWMDVLERLASLGVREADLEERFIRAPGPGGQKVNKSSSAVHLIHKPSGTEIKVARERSQALNRLLARIELCNRLETALRESLAAHRQAVEKARRQARQKSRAQKKQMVEEKRRRSDVKAKRRRVTDFD